The following proteins are co-located in the Sphingobacteriaceae bacterium genome:
- a CDS encoding glycosyltransferase family 2 protein — translation MNNYFSIIIPTYNRAEIISQAIESVLNQNYQNWELIIIDDGSHDHTKKIVNSFLDKRIKYFYQENKERSAARNKGIEMAAGNYTCFLDSDDKYVQDYLTNLNSFLIKESNPDCLVRCNSILNVENKNLKTNTNTIKFSSTIDRFLKEFSPLCAICVSTIILKKNKFEETLKYAEDTNLWMRIACQYPILFGDFDSCVINYRTSSSENVTIHLDYVKSFSITFSIPEVKKIVNRHTVNNLFERRLKWSIEISKKSKNFLIFIKSYILFICFKLKIVSFY, via the coding sequence TTGAACAATTATTTTTCAATAATAATACCAACTTATAATAGAGCTGAGATAATTTCACAAGCTATTGAAAGTGTTTTAAATCAAAATTATCAGAATTGGGAATTAATTATTATTGATGATGGCTCTCATGATCACACCAAAAAAATTGTAAATAGTTTTCTTGATAAACGAATCAAATACTTTTATCAAGAAAACAAAGAAAGATCAGCCGCAAGAAACAAAGGTATTGAAATGGCTGCAGGAAATTATACTTGTTTTCTTGATAGCGATGATAAGTACGTACAAGATTATTTAACAAATTTGAATTCTTTTTTAATCAAAGAAAGTAATCCTGACTGCTTAGTTCGATGTAATTCTATTCTTAATGTTGAAAATAAAAATTTAAAAACAAATACAAATACAATTAAATTTTCTTCCACAATAGATAGATTTCTAAAAGAATTTTCACCCCTTTGTGCAATTTGCGTTTCAACGATAATTCTGAAAAAAAATAAATTTGAAGAAACACTTAAATATGCTGAAGATACTAATTTGTGGATGAGAATTGCCTGCCAATACCCTATTCTATTTGGTGATTTTGATAGTTGTGTTATTAATTATAGGACTTCAAGTAGTGAAAACGTCACCATTCACCTTGATTATGTAAAATCGTTCTCCATAACCTTTTCTATTCCTGAAGTTAAAAAAATAGTTAATCGACATACCGTAAATAATCTATTCGAAAGAAGATTAAAATGGAGTATAGAAATCTCGAAAAAAAGTAAAAATTTTTTAATTTTTATAAAATCATACATACTATTTATTTGTTTCAAATTAAAAATTGTTTCTTTCTACTGA
- a CDS encoding NAD-dependent epimerase/dehydratase family protein, whose product MKQTKFNNSKIIVVGGAGFVGSNLCKMILNQNQNNKVVAIDNLMSAEKENLPLDHPDLTFLQGSITDQNILDQMKDDVDYIFHLATYHGNQSSIHNPLADHANNTYTTLRLMEWVKNFKNLKKLVYSSAGCSVAEKTFDTAKATTEQEFTNIKHDSPYSISKIIGEFYSVYYFNQHQLPTVRARFQNVYGPGEVLGAGQWRGTPATVWRNVTPTFIYKAIKGIDLPLENGGIASRDFIYVDDICRGLIACALNGKAGEVYNIATGKDITIAEWANMIVEVAESKSKVELLPKRNWDNSGKRFGSTDKSENEIGFKASIDYREGLTNTIKWTKENISRIESTMKKHEKSLKAL is encoded by the coding sequence ATGAAACAAACAAAATTTAACAATTCGAAAATCATTGTAGTAGGCGGAGCCGGATTTGTAGGCAGCAACCTTTGTAAAATGATATTAAATCAAAATCAAAACAATAAAGTAGTGGCCATTGATAACTTAATGAGCGCCGAAAAAGAAAATTTACCATTAGATCATCCGGACTTAACATTTTTACAGGGCTCCATTACAGATCAAAATATTTTAGATCAAATGAAAGATGATGTAGATTATATTTTCCATTTAGCTACCTATCATGGCAATCAAAGTTCCATTCACAATCCCCTTGCCGACCACGCCAATAATACCTATACCACATTGCGTTTAATGGAATGGGTTAAAAATTTCAAAAACTTAAAGAAATTAGTATACTCCTCCGCAGGTTGTTCCGTTGCCGAAAAAACTTTTGATACAGCCAAGGCTACCACTGAACAAGAATTCACCAACATCAAACACGATTCGCCCTACTCTATTTCCAAAATCATAGGCGAGTTTTATTCGGTTTATTATTTCAATCAACATCAATTACCAACCGTTCGTGCGCGTTTTCAAAATGTATATGGCCCCGGTGAAGTATTGGGTGCCGGACAGTGGAGAGGTACACCGGCCACTGTTTGGCGAAATGTAACACCTACTTTTATCTATAAGGCTATTAAAGGAATAGATTTGCCATTAGAAAACGGAGGAATTGCTTCTAGAGATTTTATTTATGTAGATGACATTTGCAGGGGATTAATTGCCTGCGCACTTAACGGCAAAGCCGGTGAAGTTTACAATATTGCCACAGGAAAAGATATTACGATTGCAGAATGGGCAAACATGATTGTAGAAGTTGCTGAAAGTAAATCAAAAGTTGAATTATTACCCAAAAGAAACTGGGACAACTCTGGCAAACGATTTGGTAGCACCGATAAATCCGAAAATGAAATTGGTTTCAAAGCAAGTATCGATTACAGAGAAGGGCTCACTAATACCATCAAATGGACTAAAGAGAATATCAGCAGAATTGAAAGCACAATGAAGAAACACGAAAAAAGTCTGAAAGCACTTTAA